One genomic window of Clostridium taeniosporum includes the following:
- the dhaM gene encoding dihydroxyacetone kinase phosphoryl donor subunit DhaM yields the protein MVGIVIVSHSSFIAKGVKEVALQMAPEVSIVDAGGTGDGRIGTDISKITNAIESVYSDSGVLVLFDLGSAFMNTEMAIEFLDDDIRGNVEIIDAPLVEGVITAAVEASMDKSLSEIKEVLKSMSLNKIS from the coding sequence ATGGTTGGGATAGTAATAGTGTCACATAGTAGTTTTATAGCTAAAGGTGTTAAAGAAGTAGCTCTTCAAATGGCACCAGAAGTTTCAATAGTAGATGCAGGTGGGACTGGAGACGGAAGGATTGGTACAGATATTTCTAAAATAACTAATGCAATAGAATCTGTGTATAGTGATAGTGGTGTACTTGTATTATTTGATTTGGGTAGCGCATTTATGAATACAGAAATGGCTATAGAATTTTTAGATGATGATATTAGAGGAAACGTAGAAATTATAGATGCTCCTTTAGTTGAAGGGGTAATTACAGCAGCTGTTGAAGCAAGTATGGATAAATCTTTATCAGAGATTAAAGAAGTACTTAAATCTATGTCTTTAAATAAAATTTCTTAA
- the dhaL gene encoding dihydroxyacetone kinase subunit DhaL: MVTVKEVKNIIIEIGKVIEENKLYLSELDAAIGDGDHGLNMSKGFKAVVEKIKDLPDDDLGNIFKNSGMALVSNVGGASGPLYGTAFMKAAMVVNKKNEMDINDFIKVLEEALGGIKMRGKGQEDEKTMIDTLSPSIEVAKKSIEENKSAKETLLQIQEAAKKGMEHTKDIIATKGRASYVGERSIGHIDAGATSMYLILNTIAEELTKEEN; this comes from the coding sequence ATGGTAACAGTAAAAGAAGTGAAAAATATTATAATAGAAATAGGAAAAGTTATAGAAGAAAATAAACTGTATTTAAGTGAGTTAGATGCGGCTATAGGTGATGGGGATCATGGTTTAAATATGAGTAAGGGATTTAAGGCTGTTGTTGAAAAAATAAAAGATTTACCAGATGATGACCTGGGAAATATATTTAAAAATTCTGGTATGGCTTTAGTTTCTAATGTAGGAGGCGCATCAGGACCTTTATATGGAACTGCTTTTATGAAAGCTGCTATGGTGGTAAATAAAAAGAATGAAATGGATATAAATGATTTTATTAAAGTTTTAGAAGAAGCTTTAGGTGGAATAAAAATGAGGGGTAAAGGTCAAGAAGATGAAAAAACAATGATTGATACTTTATCACCATCAATAGAAGTAGCTAAGAAGTCTATAGAAGAAAATAAATCTGCTAAAGAAACATTACTTCAAATACAAGAAGCAGCTAAAAAGGGTATGGAACATACAAAGGATATAATTGCTACTAAAGGAAGAGCAAGTTATGTAGGAGAAAGAAGTATAGGACATATTGATGCTGGTGCAACTTCAATGTATTTGATTTTAAATACTATAGCAGAAGAATTAACTAAAGAGGAGAATTAA
- the dhaK gene encoding dihydroxyacetone kinase subunit DhaK, with product MKKLINNPDNVLSDMLEGIVAAHPEYLKKLDNANVLVRSEKAENKVAIVSGGGSGHEPAHGGYVGFGMLDGAVCGEVFTSPTPDQVYEAIKATDNGNGVLLVIKNYTGDVMNFEMAKEMAEMEGINVEEVIVDDDVAVENSLYTAGRRGIAGTVFVHKIAGAKAEAGGNLEEVKGIAEKVIKNVRSMGMSLSSCIVPAAGKANFTLGEDEIEIGMGIHGEPGTHREKISTADDVAEHLLSKILDDIEILSGDEVAVMINGLGSTPYMELYIVNKKINQLLKDKGISIHKTFVGEFMTSLEMAGCSVSVLKLDSELKELLDAKANTPGLKVI from the coding sequence ATGAAGAAGTTAATAAATAATCCAGATAATGTTTTATCAGATATGCTAGAAGGTATTGTGGCAGCACATCCAGAGTATTTAAAAAAATTGGATAATGCAAATGTACTAGTAAGAAGTGAAAAGGCAGAAAATAAAGTCGCAATAGTAAGTGGTGGCGGTAGTGGACATGAGCCAGCACATGGAGGATATGTTGGCTTCGGAATGTTAGACGGTGCAGTTTGTGGAGAAGTATTTACTTCACCAACACCAGATCAAGTATATGAAGCTATTAAGGCAACAGATAATGGAAATGGAGTTCTTCTTGTTATAAAAAATTATACTGGAGATGTTATGAACTTTGAAATGGCAAAGGAAATGGCAGAAATGGAAGGTATAAATGTAGAAGAAGTAATAGTTGATGATGATGTTGCAGTTGAAAATAGTTTATATACTGCGGGAAGAAGAGGCATTGCTGGAACAGTATTTGTTCATAAAATAGCTGGAGCCAAGGCAGAAGCTGGAGGAAATTTAGAAGAAGTAAAAGGTATAGCAGAAAAAGTAATCAAAAATGTTAGAAGTATGGGAATGTCTTTATCATCTTGTATAGTACCAGCAGCAGGAAAAGCCAATTTTACTTTAGGAGAAGATGAAATAGAAATTGGTATGGGTATTCATGGAGAACCAGGTACTCATAGAGAAAAGATTTCAACTGCTGATGATGTTGCAGAACATTTATTAAGTAAGATATTAGATGATATAGAAATTTTAAGTGGTGATGAGGTAGCTGTTATGATAAATGGTTTAGGTTCAACACCATATATGGAATTATATATAGTAAATAAAAAGATAAATCAATTATTGAAAGATAAAGGAATAAGTATTCATAAAACTTTTGTAGGTGAATTTATGACTTCATTAGAAATGGCAGGATGTTCTGTTTCAGTATTAAAACTTGATAGTGAGCTTAAAGAATTACTTGATGCAAAAGCTAATACTCCAGGACTTAAGGTTATTTAG